From the genome of Ananas comosus cultivar F153 linkage group 18, ASM154086v1, whole genome shotgun sequence, one region includes:
- the LOC109723755 gene encoding protein trichome birefringence-like 3 isoform X2 — MKVPRGKLPLSVIAVLISGFALAGLIFTEDLRALTEEREKSVLGDDIIDEDKISFHPGECNAMNGKWVFNRDKDLLYTEQSCPYLDKQVACMRNGRPDGDYLYWEWQLDDCILPRFNPRIVLEKLRGKRLMFVGDSLQREQWQSFVCMVESILPHEGKSMNRSRSLSVFTAKEYNATIEFYWAPFLIQSNSDAHLITNTSQRILHVDSITKHAQHWIGVDILIFDTYVWWMSGQKIKSVWGSFANGDEGFEELDFVVAYRIGLKTWANWIDSTIDPNSTRVFFTTMSPTHMRSKDWHNEKGIRCYNETRPVMERGYWGSGSDRRIMGVVTSVIGRMKVPVTFLNITQLTEYRIDGHVSVHTESKGKILSDEKKGNPRVYADCIHWCLPGVPDTWNQLLYAYL, encoded by the exons ATGAAGGTCCCAAGAGGGAAGCTTCCGCTCTCTGTTATTGCTGTTCTAATAAGCGGCTTCGCGTTGGCGGGGCTTATTTTCACTGAGGACCTTCGAGCTCTCACGG aagagagagaaaaatctgtACTAGGAGATGATATCATTGATGAGGATAAGATCTCATTTCATCCTGGTGAATGTAATGCGATGAATGGGAAATGGGTTTTCAATAGAGATAAGGACCTTTTGTACACCGAACAAAGTTGCCCGTATCTCGACAAACAAGTCGCGTGTATGAGGAACGGAAGGCCCGACGGTGACTACTTGTATTGGGAGTGGCAGCTGGATGATTGCATTTTACCAAG GTTTAATCCTCGAATTGTGCTCGAAAAGCTGAGGGGGAAGAGGCTAATGTTCGTCGGAGATTCGCTTCAGAGGGAACAATGGCAATCCTTTGTGTGTATGGTCGAATCAATATTACCACATGAAGGGAAATCGATGAACCGGAGTAGATCGTTATCAGTTTTCACGGCGAAG GAGTATAATGCTACAATAGAGTTCTATTGGGCACCTTTCCTGATCCAATCCAATTCCGACGCGCACCTTATAACCAACACGAGCCAGCGAATCCTACATGTCGACTCGATCACGAAGCATGCACAACATTGGATAGGAGTAGATATTCTCATCTTTGATACTTATGTGTGGTGGATGAGTGGTCAGAAGATCAAATCAGT GTGGGGTTCATTTGCAAATGGAGATGAAGGGTTTGAGGAACTGGATTTTGTTGTTGCTTACAGAATAGGTTTGAAAACATGGGCTAATTGGATTGATTCAACTATTGACCCAAATTCTACAAGAGTCTTCTTTACTACCATGTCCCCCACACACATGAG GAGTAAAGATTGGCACAATGAGAAAGGGATCAGATGTTACAATGAAACAAGGCCAGTGATGGAAAGGGGATACTGGGGAAGCGGCTCGGACCGGAGGATCATGGGGGTGGTCACGAGCGTGATCGGAAGAATGAAAGTCCCTGTCACCTTTCTCAACATAACACAGCTTACAGAGTACCGGATCGATGGCCACGTATCAGTTCACACCGAGTCGAAGGGGAAGATACTGAGTgatgaaaaaaaagggaatccGCGAGTTTACGCCGATTGCATCCACTGGTGCTTACCGGGAGTACCCGATACATGGAATCAACTTCTCTATGCTTATTTGTGA
- the LOC109724377 gene encoding acetylornithine aminotransferase, chloroplastic/mitochondrial-like, with amino-acid sequence MASPQSFHTSSISQRSNLPLLFKLRYPSKPPNQARMPTISSCLVSDRKQKAGPLSTEKLLSLATKEVIELEARVMVGTYARAPVVFVSGKGCLLYDVDGKEYLDMTAGIAVTSLGHGDPDWVKAVAEQANALAHVSNVYYSIPQVALAKRLVDCSFADRVFFTNSGTEANEAAIKFSRKFQKFMNPNEKHPATEFVAFTHSFHGRTMGALALTSKEKYREPFEPVMPGVTFIQYGSIEEAKRTIQKGKTAAVFVEPIQGEGGIYTATKDFLQALRTFCDEAGALLIFDEVQCGLGRTGHLWAYETFGVEPDIMTLAKPLANGLPIGAVLVTEMVSSAIASGDHGSTFAGSPLVCHAALAVLDKIQEPSFLDSVRNKGLYLKELLTKKLEGNPHVKAVRGLGLIVGIELDVQASSLVDACREAGLVVLTAGKGNVVRLVPPLIISEKEIDHAVQIIAECLPVLDATIS; translated from the exons ATGGCTTCTCCTCAATCCTTTCACACCTCCTCCATCTCCCAACGATCCAACCTTCCCCTCCTATTCAAACTCCGATACCCCAGCAAACCCCCAAATCAAGCTCGAATGCCGACGATCTCCTCATGCCTCGTCTCGGATCGGAAGCAAAAGGCGGGTCCTTTGAGCACGGAGAAGCTTCTCTCATTGGCGACGAAAGAGGTGATCGAGCTCGAGGCGAGGGTCATGGTGGGCACGTACGCGAGGGCGCCGGTGGTGTTCGTGAGCGGAAAAGGGTGTCTTTTGTATGATGTGGACGGGAAGGAGTACTTGGACATGACCGCGGGGATCGCCGTGACCTCGCTCGGGCACGGCGATCCTGATTGGGTGAAAGCTGTGGCGGAGCAAGCGAACGCTCTCGCGCATGTTAGCAATGTCTACTACTCAATCCCTCAG GTTGCCCTTGCAAAACGCCTCGTGGATTGCTCCTTTGCGGACCGTGTGTTCTTCACGAACTCCGGAACCGAAGCAAATGAAGCAGCAATAAAATTTTCTAGAAAGTTTCAGAAATTTATGAATCCCAACGAAAAGCATCCTGCTACTGAATTCGTTGCTTTCACCCATAGTTTCCATGGAAGGACGATGGGCGCGCTTGCCTTGACAAGTAAGGAGAAATACCGTGAACCTTTTGAGCCCGTCATGCCCGGTGTGACATTCATACAGTACGGTAGTATTGAAGAGGCGAAAAGGACGATACAAAAAGGCAAAACGGCCGCCGTTTTTGTGGAGCCTATTCAGGGTGAGGGTGGAATATATACTGCGACAAAAGATTTCTTGCAGGCTCTCCGAACATTCTGCGATGAGGCCGGAGCTCTCTTAATTTTCGATGAG GTCCAGTGCGGTCTAGGCCGAACGGGCCATTTATGGGCCTACGAGACCTTCGGTGTCGAGCCCGACATAATGACTCTCGCCAAGCCGCTCGCCAATGGTCTACCGATCGGTGCTGTCTTAGTCACCGAAATGGTTTCTTCTGCCATAGCCTCAGGAGACCACGGAAGTACTTTCGCGGGCAGTCCTCTCGTTTGCCATGCAGCCCTAGCCGTGCTCGACAAAATCCAGGAACCCAGCTTCTTAGACAGCGTGAGAAATAAAGGCTTGTACTTAAAAGAGCTTCTCACTAAGAAGCTGGAAGGGAACCCACACGTGAAAGCGGTGCGGGGGCTCGGGCTTATTGTAGGTATTGAATTGGATGTGCAAGCTTCTTCCCTTGTCGACGCTTGTCGAGAAGCAGGACTTGTGGTGCTCACGGCTGGGAAGGGAAATGTGGTTAGGCTTGTGCCGCCGTTGATCATTTCGGAGAAGGAGATCGACCATGCTGTTCAGATTATAGCTGAATGTTTGCCTGTACTTGATGCTACTATAAGTTAG
- the LOC109723754 gene encoding asparagine synthetase [glutamine-hydrolyzing]-like, translating to MCGILAVLGCSDDSQVKRVRVLELSRRLKHRGPDWGGLHQFGDCFLSHQRLAIIDPAFGDQPLFNEDKTIVVTVNGEIYNHEELRNKLSNHKFRTGSDCEVIAHLYEEYGDEFVDMLDGVFSFVLLDMRDNSFIVARDAIGITPLYIGWGLDGSVWISSEMKGLNDDCEHFEVFPPGHIYSSKEGGYKRWYSPPWYAEAVPSVPYDPLVLRKAFESAVIKRLLTDVPFGVLLSGGLDSSLVAAVTARHFAGTKAAEHWGGQLRSFCVGLEGSPDLKAAKEVADYLGTVHHEFHFSVQDGIDAIEDVIYRIETYDVTTIRASTPMFLMARKIKSLGVKMVISGEGSDEIFGGYLYFHKAPDKKEFHEETCRKIKALHQYDCLRANKATSAWGLEARVPFLDKEFIDVAMSIDPECNMIKPDLQHIEKWVLRKAFDDEENPYLPKHILYRQKEQFSDGVGYSWIDGLKTHAAEHVTDKMMQNAEHIYPHNTPTTKEAYYYRMIFERFFPQNSARLTVPGGPSVACSTAKAIEWDSQWSNNLDPSGRAALGVHLSAYNHSAIASLPNSNKPSKMMNDTLRLVEVTAPNFAVAT from the exons GTTGAAGCATCGAGGTCCGGATTGGGGTGGTTTGCACCAGTTTGGAGATTGTTTTCTGTCGCACCAAAGACTCGCGATCATCGATCCTGCATTCGGGGACCAGCCTCTTTTTAATGAAGATAAAACCATCGTCGTGACG GTGAATGGGGAGATTTACAACCATGAGGAATTGAGGAACAAATTGTCTAATCACAAATTCAGGACGGGAAGCGATTGTGAAGTAATCGCGCATCTG TACGAGGAGTACGGAGACGAATTCGTCGACATGCTCGATGGAGTCTTCTCATTTGTGTTGCTGGATATGCGCGACAATAGCTTCATTGTGGCTCGAGATGCGATCGGAATCACTCCTCTCTACATTGGATGGGGGCTTGACG GTTCTGTTTGGATATCGTCGGAGATGAAGGGGTTAAATGACGACTGCGAACATTTCGAGGTCTTCCCCCCTGGCCACATCTACTCCAGCAAAGAAGGCGGCTACAAGAGATGGTACAGCCCGCCGTGGTATGCGGAGGCTGTTCCGTCGGTCCCGTATGATCCCCTCGTCTTGAGGAAGGCATTCGAGAGT GCTGTAATCAAGAGGCTTCTGACAGATGTTCCTTTCGGAGTTCTATTATCAGGCGGCCTTGATTCGTCTTTAGTTGCTGCGGTCACGGCTCGCCACTTTGCAGGAACAAAGGCAGCTGAGCATTGGGGCGGTCAGCTCCGTTCCTTCTGCGTCGGCTTAGAG GGTTCGCCAGATTTAAAAGCTGCAAAAGAGGTTGCTGATTATCTGGGGACTGTCCACCATGAGTTTCACTTCTCTGTTCAG GATGGTATCGATGCGATTGAGGATGTGATCTACCGCATCGAAACATACGATGTGACTACGATTAGAGCTAGCACTCCGATGTTCCTAATGGCTCGAAAAATCAAGTCATTAGGAGTCAAGATGGTGATTTCTGGGGAAGGCTCAGATGAGATTTTTGGAGGTTATTTGTACTTCCACAAAGCACCCGATAAGAAAGAGTTCCATGAAGAAACTTGTCGCAAG ATTAAAGCCCTCCACCAGTATGACTGCTTACGAGCTAATAAAGCGACGTCAGCGTGGGGGCTAGAAGCCCGCGTACCGTTTCTCGATAAGGAGTTTATCGATGTCGCGATGAGCATTGATCCTGAATGCAACATG ATCAAACCTGATCTTCAGCATATTGAGAAGTGGGTGCTGAGAAAGGCGTTCGATGATGAGGAAAATCCATATCTTCCGAAG CACATTCTGTATAGGCAGAAAGAGCAGTTTAGTGATGGTGTTGGCTACAGTTGGATTGATGGGCTAAAAACACATGCAGCAGAACAT gTTACTGATAAAATGATGCAAAATGCTGAGCATATTTACCCACACAACACTCCGACGACGAAAGAGGCCTACTACTATAGAATGATCTTTGAGAGATTTTTCCCTCAG AATTCTGCGAGGTTGACCGTCCCCGGCGGTCCGAGCGTAGCTTGCAGCACTGCCAAGGCAATTGAGTGGGACTCGCAGTGGTCGAACAATCTAGATCCTTCCGGAAGAGCAGCCCTTGGTGTTCACCTTTCGGCTTACAATCATTCAGCAATAGCTTCCCTTCCCAATAGTAACAAACCGTCGAAGATGATGAATGATACATTGAGGTTGGTGGAAGTAACAGCTCCGAACTTCGCTGTCGCTACCTGA
- the LOC109724272 gene encoding phosphoinositide phosphatase SAC8 isoform X1, whose translation MAEEEDEAEILRRLHGDRRSLCSRELELREYPDKYVIRSLDPDAAPDRAFSIGRSDGLLQPLLPGDAISENPCKVSTIYGVAGVIRLLAGTYVLVITSRKDVGTYHGSSIYRVNSMRFLPCNEALKHSTSQERRDEAYFTSLLSTVETTPGLYFSYERDLTVNLQRASKVAEERIYKPLWKQADPRFIWNRNLLEELIEAKLDPFIIPVIQGSFQTIQFTLKEIPVKITLISRRCNRRLGTRMWRRGANLEGATANFVETEQLVEFEGFRSSFLQVRGSIPLLWEQIVDLSYKPRLNIINHEETPKVVQRHFHDLVQRYGETIAVDLTDKHGDEGQLSRAFADEMEKFPHLRYVSFDFHSVCGKGNFDNLQLLYDQIKEDFEKQGYFLVNAEGEILLEQSGIIRSNCIDCLDRTNVTQSFLARKSLDSQLQKMGAFSSSESISNHKDIYDMFKILWAEHGDDISLGYAGSHALKGDLVRYGRQTLPGLIKDGMSALSRYYMNNFQDGIRQDALDLISGHYTVSRHGPSPFHLNAFETFSYLPVASAIIIGGITLTTVTLHQAVGQNAQRFVSSILWAGVTAGVLALVKANGKQFCSRPRLCGLL comes from the exons atggcggaggaggaagacgaagcggagatcctccgccgcctccatgGGGATCGCCGGAGCCTCTGCTCCCGAGAGCTCGAGCTCCGCGAATACCCCGACAAGTACGTGATCCGATCCCTCGACCCCGATGCCGCCCCCGACCGCGCCTTCTCCATTGGCCGCTCCGATGGCCTCCTCCAACCCCTCCTCCCAG GAGATGCCATTTCTGAAAATCCTTGTAAAGTTTCGACGATTTATGGGGTAGCTGGCGTTATAAGATTGCTTGCAG GAACATATGTGCTCGTAATCACTTCTCGAAAGGATGTCGGGACTTATCACGGTTCCTCTATCTACCGAGTGAATTCTATGAGATTTTTGCCCTGCAATGAAGCTTTGAAGCATTCAACCTCACAAGAA AGAAGAGATGAAGCATACTTCACGTCCCTTTTGAGTACTGTGGAAACAACACCAgggttatatttttcatatgaaaGAGATTTAACTGTGAA CTTACAGAGGGCATCCAAAGTAGCTGAAGAGAGAATCTATAAACCACTCTGGAAGCAG GCTGATCCTCGCTTTATTTGGAATAGAAATTTGTTGGAAGAGCTTATTGAGGCTAAG CTTGACCCCTTCATCATTCCGGTGATACAAGGAA GCTTTCAGACCATACAATTCACCTTAAAAGAAATTCCTGTGAAAATTACATTGATCTCGCGAAGGTGCAATAGGCGACTAG GAACAAGAATGTGGAGACGAGGAGCAAATCTTGAAGGAGCCACTGCAAATTTTGTTGAGACTGAGCAGTTGGTTGAGTTTGAGGGTTTTAGATCCTCATTTTTACAG GTTCGCGGTTCAATTCCTCTTCTTTGGGAGCAAATAGTGGATTTAAGTTACAAACCACGGCTTAACATAATCAATCATGAAGAGACG CCGAAGGTTGTTCAACGTCATTTTCATGATCTTGTGCAAAGATATGGGGAGACAATAGCAGTCGACCTGACTGATAAA CATGGTGACGAAGGGCAGTTAAGTCGCGCCTTTGCTGATGAAATGGAAAAATTTCCTCACCTCAG ATACGTGTCCTTCGATTTCCATAGCGTGTGTGGCAAAGGGAATTTTGATAACCTGCAATTGCTTTATGACCAAATCAAAGAAGACTTTGAAAAACAAGG ATACTTTCTTGTGAATGCTGAAGGGGAGATATTATTGGAGCAGAGTGGGATTATTAGATCTAATTGCATTGATTGTCTGGATCGTACTAATGTCACTCAG AGCTTTCTTGCTAGGAAGTCATTGGATTCACAGCTACAGAAAATGGGAGCATTTTCTTCAAGCGAAAGCATTTCTAACCATAAAGACATTTATGATATGTTTAAAATAT TATGGGCTGAACATGGGGATGACATTAGCCTAGGGTATGCTGGTTCTCATGCTTTAAAAGGGGACCTAGTAAG ATATGGAAGGCAGACTTTACCTGGGTTGATAAAGGATGGCATGAGTGCTCTCTCACGGTATTATATGAATAATTTTCAAGATGGAATTCGTCAA GATGCATTAGATCTTATTAGCGGTCATTATACTGTTAGCAGACATGGCCCATCTCCTTTCCATCTAAATGCCTTTGAAACATTCTCG TATCTGCCGGTGGCATCGGCTATAATAATTGGAGGAATTACCCTGACAACGGTCACGTTACATCAAG CAGTCGGGCAAAATGCGCAACGTTTCGTTTCTTCCATACTTTGGGCCGGCGTGACTGCTGGAGTGTTGGCCCTCGTGAAAGCAAACGGGAAGCAGTTCTGCTCCAGGCCGCGCTTGTGTGGCCTTCTGTGA
- the LOC109724272 gene encoding phosphoinositide phosphatase SAC8 isoform X2, translating to MAEEEDEAEILRRLHGDRRSLCSRELELREYPDKYVIRSLDPDAAPDRAFSIGRSDGLLQPLLPGDAISENPCKVSTIYGVAGVIRLLAGTYVLVITSRKDVGTYHGSSIYRVNSMRFLPCNEALKHSTSQERRDEAYFTSLLSTVETTPGLYFSYERDLTVNLQRASKVAEERIYKPLWKQADPRFIWNRNLLEELIEAKLDPFIIPVIQGSFQTIQFTLKEIPVKITLISRRCNRRLGTRMWRRGANLEGATANFVETEQLVEFEGFRSSFLQVRGSIPLLWEQIVDLSYKPRLNIINHEETPKVVQRHFHDLVQRYGETIAVDLTDKHGDEGQLSRAFADEMEKFPHLRYVSFDFHSVCGKGNFDNLQLLYDQIKEDFEKQGYFLVNAEGEILLEQSGIIRSNCIDCLDRTNVTQSFLARKSLDSQLQKMGAFSSSESISNHKDIYDMFKILWAEHGDDISLGYAGSHALKGDLVRYGRQTLPGLIKDGMSALSRYYMNNFQDGIRQDALDLISGHYTVSRHGPSPFHLNAFETFSYLPVASAIIIGGITLTTVTLHQVGQNAQRFVSSILWAGVTAGVLALVKANGKQFCSRPRLCGLL from the exons atggcggaggaggaagacgaagcggagatcctccgccgcctccatgGGGATCGCCGGAGCCTCTGCTCCCGAGAGCTCGAGCTCCGCGAATACCCCGACAAGTACGTGATCCGATCCCTCGACCCCGATGCCGCCCCCGACCGCGCCTTCTCCATTGGCCGCTCCGATGGCCTCCTCCAACCCCTCCTCCCAG GAGATGCCATTTCTGAAAATCCTTGTAAAGTTTCGACGATTTATGGGGTAGCTGGCGTTATAAGATTGCTTGCAG GAACATATGTGCTCGTAATCACTTCTCGAAAGGATGTCGGGACTTATCACGGTTCCTCTATCTACCGAGTGAATTCTATGAGATTTTTGCCCTGCAATGAAGCTTTGAAGCATTCAACCTCACAAGAA AGAAGAGATGAAGCATACTTCACGTCCCTTTTGAGTACTGTGGAAACAACACCAgggttatatttttcatatgaaaGAGATTTAACTGTGAA CTTACAGAGGGCATCCAAAGTAGCTGAAGAGAGAATCTATAAACCACTCTGGAAGCAG GCTGATCCTCGCTTTATTTGGAATAGAAATTTGTTGGAAGAGCTTATTGAGGCTAAG CTTGACCCCTTCATCATTCCGGTGATACAAGGAA GCTTTCAGACCATACAATTCACCTTAAAAGAAATTCCTGTGAAAATTACATTGATCTCGCGAAGGTGCAATAGGCGACTAG GAACAAGAATGTGGAGACGAGGAGCAAATCTTGAAGGAGCCACTGCAAATTTTGTTGAGACTGAGCAGTTGGTTGAGTTTGAGGGTTTTAGATCCTCATTTTTACAG GTTCGCGGTTCAATTCCTCTTCTTTGGGAGCAAATAGTGGATTTAAGTTACAAACCACGGCTTAACATAATCAATCATGAAGAGACG CCGAAGGTTGTTCAACGTCATTTTCATGATCTTGTGCAAAGATATGGGGAGACAATAGCAGTCGACCTGACTGATAAA CATGGTGACGAAGGGCAGTTAAGTCGCGCCTTTGCTGATGAAATGGAAAAATTTCCTCACCTCAG ATACGTGTCCTTCGATTTCCATAGCGTGTGTGGCAAAGGGAATTTTGATAACCTGCAATTGCTTTATGACCAAATCAAAGAAGACTTTGAAAAACAAGG ATACTTTCTTGTGAATGCTGAAGGGGAGATATTATTGGAGCAGAGTGGGATTATTAGATCTAATTGCATTGATTGTCTGGATCGTACTAATGTCACTCAG AGCTTTCTTGCTAGGAAGTCATTGGATTCACAGCTACAGAAAATGGGAGCATTTTCTTCAAGCGAAAGCATTTCTAACCATAAAGACATTTATGATATGTTTAAAATAT TATGGGCTGAACATGGGGATGACATTAGCCTAGGGTATGCTGGTTCTCATGCTTTAAAAGGGGACCTAGTAAG ATATGGAAGGCAGACTTTACCTGGGTTGATAAAGGATGGCATGAGTGCTCTCTCACGGTATTATATGAATAATTTTCAAGATGGAATTCGTCAA GATGCATTAGATCTTATTAGCGGTCATTATACTGTTAGCAGACATGGCCCATCTCCTTTCCATCTAAATGCCTTTGAAACATTCTCG TATCTGCCGGTGGCATCGGCTATAATAATTGGAGGAATTACCCTGACAACGGTCACGTTACATCAAG TCGGGCAAAATGCGCAACGTTTCGTTTCTTCCATACTTTGGGCCGGCGTGACTGCTGGAGTGTTGGCCCTCGTGAAAGCAAACGGGAAGCAGTTCTGCTCCAGGCCGCGCTTGTGTGGCCTTCTGTGA
- the LOC109723755 gene encoding protein trichome birefringence-like 3 isoform X1, translated as MKVPRGKLPLSVIAVLISGFALAGLIFTEDLRALTGTSILKLKACCKQDEIVHSSNVTKEEREKSVLGDDIIDEDKISFHPGECNAMNGKWVFNRDKDLLYTEQSCPYLDKQVACMRNGRPDGDYLYWEWQLDDCILPRFNPRIVLEKLRGKRLMFVGDSLQREQWQSFVCMVESILPHEGKSMNRSRSLSVFTAKEYNATIEFYWAPFLIQSNSDAHLITNTSQRILHVDSITKHAQHWIGVDILIFDTYVWWMSGQKIKSVWGSFANGDEGFEELDFVVAYRIGLKTWANWIDSTIDPNSTRVFFTTMSPTHMRSKDWHNEKGIRCYNETRPVMERGYWGSGSDRRIMGVVTSVIGRMKVPVTFLNITQLTEYRIDGHVSVHTESKGKILSDEKKGNPRVYADCIHWCLPGVPDTWNQLLYAYL; from the exons ATGAAGGTCCCAAGAGGGAAGCTTCCGCTCTCTGTTATTGCTGTTCTAATAAGCGGCTTCGCGTTGGCGGGGCTTATTTTCACTGAGGACCTTCGAGCTCTCACGGGTACATCAATCCTTAAGCTCAAAGCTTGTTGTAAACAGGATGAGATAGTGCATTCTAGTAACGTAACTAAAG aagagagagaaaaatctgtACTAGGAGATGATATCATTGATGAGGATAAGATCTCATTTCATCCTGGTGAATGTAATGCGATGAATGGGAAATGGGTTTTCAATAGAGATAAGGACCTTTTGTACACCGAACAAAGTTGCCCGTATCTCGACAAACAAGTCGCGTGTATGAGGAACGGAAGGCCCGACGGTGACTACTTGTATTGGGAGTGGCAGCTGGATGATTGCATTTTACCAAG GTTTAATCCTCGAATTGTGCTCGAAAAGCTGAGGGGGAAGAGGCTAATGTTCGTCGGAGATTCGCTTCAGAGGGAACAATGGCAATCCTTTGTGTGTATGGTCGAATCAATATTACCACATGAAGGGAAATCGATGAACCGGAGTAGATCGTTATCAGTTTTCACGGCGAAG GAGTATAATGCTACAATAGAGTTCTATTGGGCACCTTTCCTGATCCAATCCAATTCCGACGCGCACCTTATAACCAACACGAGCCAGCGAATCCTACATGTCGACTCGATCACGAAGCATGCACAACATTGGATAGGAGTAGATATTCTCATCTTTGATACTTATGTGTGGTGGATGAGTGGTCAGAAGATCAAATCAGT GTGGGGTTCATTTGCAAATGGAGATGAAGGGTTTGAGGAACTGGATTTTGTTGTTGCTTACAGAATAGGTTTGAAAACATGGGCTAATTGGATTGATTCAACTATTGACCCAAATTCTACAAGAGTCTTCTTTACTACCATGTCCCCCACACACATGAG GAGTAAAGATTGGCACAATGAGAAAGGGATCAGATGTTACAATGAAACAAGGCCAGTGATGGAAAGGGGATACTGGGGAAGCGGCTCGGACCGGAGGATCATGGGGGTGGTCACGAGCGTGATCGGAAGAATGAAAGTCCCTGTCACCTTTCTCAACATAACACAGCTTACAGAGTACCGGATCGATGGCCACGTATCAGTTCACACCGAGTCGAAGGGGAAGATACTGAGTgatgaaaaaaaagggaatccGCGAGTTTACGCCGATTGCATCCACTGGTGCTTACCGGGAGTACCCGATACATGGAATCAACTTCTCTATGCTTATTTGTGA